A single Plasmodium knowlesi strain H genome assembly, chromosome: 13 DNA region contains:
- a CDS encoding GTPase-activating protein, putative, whose protein sequence is MNDQYADTERSGRAPPETVPAETMHLKKGGGRKKKDDNATGGVAAKEGPARNQGSTNDASTDKGEMNEAAKSKLGASPRKQSNEMVRNNDDPDSCSVYDDMVEKNKNFSESIIANLNDNIFEQNDAFTNEKGKGKHSMVQEEMANGKQLDAHTGVGRSSGSASSSSSLHMQDGRVSMLSKDEIAEEEGIITQQMEQSRRNNSTTEGNEKEKFVFPSKVKKTSWSKEKAPENVYDEYNHNVIYHELYVELLQVNKNLQNEIKNLRKIIDMQKHLIKSREDLFDSGHMNEKNKNSSKKFVNNNYFLNFFNKKKKKSKEGFAHVPTGSGVERASARISAYGSIRNNEEVDEKDDGYWSKGEKNRLSRWKRMDNNSDDLGYSSVEMNTMDNREDVHDHKNEYVQLPVSENEGSVLSDNPSGGASCYDNHSDNNSRTPVCATNEGSQFFKGGNYQGLEGQNHTEKQKSYEHGYEGVRKVDREGEVNEMPVNLEEITTVTLWYEEILPLVNNEKKRKTLIDLMITNYMPIVIKTYFWEINIINKLNITDYFVQILIKNTNFIQSYVYTNNKQYHNHVSRYFKSLITFRNSNVGGVQSDGGAMVDDASGKEATSGVTEKREDNTKENIDMGEKPHGAEAKEGESVQRKEEDNCIAGLNLLQRFSFQKFFYQILIDLDRTLYIIKKNQEYFRKHRVCTDSFLLTLDLGETKAKLNTLLQMYVVFKPELGYVQGMSYIALVFLLYCNLEKAFVHFANFMERKEIYNLYSFNNNEIKIYTYIIKEILNKQNVEIYKEICKQYNIDNIFIQWIYTIFLTCLPFHIFIRLFDIYLFNEKIIYETILCIFSYFNKFHHVENVDVVVKNLSTFSFNTHIQEDKFWSLLKKSKIKKRKIVYYREKYFKAHREVLNEK, encoded by the exons ATGAACGATCAGTATGCTGACACTGAGCGAAGCGGCAGAGCACCGCCAGAAACAGTCCCTGCGGAAACCATGCATTTGAagaagggaggggggagaaaaaagaaggacgaCAATGCCACGGGGGGAGTAGCCGCAAAGGAAGGACCCGCAAGGAATCAAGGATCAACAAATGATGCATCAACGGATAAAGGCGAAATGAATGAAGCGGCAAAGTCGAAGCTAGGAGCATCACCGAGAAAGCAAAGTAACGAAATGGTGAGGAACAATGATGACCCAGATAGTTGCAGTGTATACGACGACATGgttgaaaagaataaaaatttttcggAGAGCATAATTGCTAATCTTAATGATAATATTTTCGAGCAGAACGATGCCTTCACTaatgagaagggaaaaggaaagcatTCCATGGTGCAGGAAGAAATGGCGAATGGAAAGCAGTTAGATGCTCACACCGGGGTAGGGAGAAGCAGTGGTAGTgcgtcttcttcctcttctctcCATATGCAGGATGGAAGAGTCTCCATGTTGTCCAAGGATGAGATCgcagaggaggaaggaataataaCCCAGCAGATGGAACAGTCAAGGAGAAACAACTCTACGACGGAgggaaacgaaaaagaaaagtttgtCTTCCCAAGTAAGGTGAAGAAAACAAGTTGGAGTAAAGAAAAGGCACCAGAAAATGTTTATGATGAGTACAACCATAATGTTATATACCACGAATTGTACGTGGAACTGTTACAGGTAAATAAAAATCTacagaatgaaataaaaaacctGAGGAAGATAATCGACATGCAAAAACACTTAATAAAAAGTAGGGAAGACTTATTTGATAGTGGTCATatgaatgagaagaacaaaaacagTAGTAAAAAATTTGTGAACAATaactattttttaaatttttttaataaaaaaaaaaaaaaaagtaaagaggGTTTTGCCCATGTGCCAACTGGATCAGGGGTAGAGAGGGCGTCGGCTAGGATATCGGCCTATGGGAGTATCAGAAATAATGAGGAGGTGGACGAGAAGGATGATGGGTACTGGAgtaagggggagaagaataGACTCTCCAGATGGAAGCGGATGGACAACAACAGTGACGACCTTGGATACTCATCGGTGGAGATGAACACAATGGATAATAGGGAGGATGTGCATGATCATAAAAACGAGTATGTGCAGTTGCCGGTGAGTGAGAACGAGGGTTCTGTCCTATCGGATAATCCAAGCGGTGGAGCCAGTTGCTACGACAACCACAGTGACAACAATAGTCGTACCCCAGTGTGTGCTACCAACGAAGGGAGCCAGTTTTTCAAGGGGGGCAACTACCAAGGTCTTGAGGGGCAAAATCAcacggaaaaacaaaaaagttaCGAGCACGGTTACGAAGGTGTAAGGAAAGTGGACAGAGAAGGAGAGGTAAACGAAATGCCTGTCAATTTGGAGGAAATAACAACCGTGACATTATGGTATGAAGAAATCCTACCTTTGGTTaacaacgaaaaaaaaagaaaaaccttAATCGACCTTATGATTACCAATTACATGCCCATTGTTATCAAAACATATTTTTGGGAAattaatattataaataagCTAAATATAACTGATTATTTTGTTCAAATATTAATAAAGAACACGAACTTTATCCAGTCTTATGTTTATACAAACAACAAGCAGTACCATAACCATGTGAGTAGATACTTTAAGTCGTTAATTACGTTTCGAAATAGCAACGTTGGAGGGGTTCAGTCAGATGGAGGTGCTATGGTGGATGATGCGAGTGGGAAGGAAGCCACTAGCGGGGTAActgagaaaagggaagacaaCACGAAGGAGAACATTGATATGGGGGAGAAGCCGCATGGTGCGGAGgcgaaggagggggaaagtgtgcaaaggaaggaggaggataACTGTATTGCCGGGTTGAACCTTCTGCAGCGTTTCTCATTTCAGAAATTCTTCTACCAAATTCTGATAGACCTGGACAGAAccttatatataataaagaagaatcAAGAATATTTCAGAAAGCACCGTGTATGTACGGACAGTTTTCTGTTGACACTGGACCTGGGAGAGACAAAGGCAAAGCTGAACACACTGCTCCAGATGTACGTTGTGTTTAAGCCAGAGttggg GTACGTTCAAGGGATGTCCTACATCGCTCTGGTGTTCTTGCTGTACTGTAATTTGGAGAAGGCCTTCGTGCACTTTGCTAACTTTATG GAGCGAAAGGAAATTTACAACCTCTACAGCTTCAACAacaacgaaataaaaatttatactTACATCATCAAGGAAATATTGAACAAACAAAATGTGGAAATCTACAAGGAGATCTGCAAGCAGTATAACATCGATAACATTTTCATTCAGTGGATCtataccatttttttgaC gtgtcttccctttcacattttcattcGCCTATTCGACATATACctttttaatgaa